In Silene latifolia isolate original U9 population chromosome X, ASM4854445v1, whole genome shotgun sequence, the following proteins share a genomic window:
- the LOC141617820 gene encoding putative disease resistance protein RGA1 codes for MDLATVLSVVQTIISAIQTLDQLKATFSLYQYKEEFERLEKTVSIVQSVLVDADAYQGALSQQQTIYIEELKDAIYDANDVLDEFVTLVKQRKAVVETNHKLSNKVRSFLSRFSLRFHNLSRKVMKVNKKLDGIASNSDKFLFKVGNEPKRFIKPESSSLVSQNDTIIGRGAELEKFVRVLLSTDDVEQPSNISCLAIVGMGRVRKNRICSTCL; via the coding sequence ATGGACTTGGCAACAGTATTGTCTGTTGTTCAAACCATCATTTCTGCAATCCAAACTTTGGATCAGCTCAAGGCCACGTTCTCCTTGTATCAATATAAGGAAGAGTTTGAACGCCTCGAAAAAACAGTCAGCATCGTCCAATCTGTTCTAGTGGATGCTGATGCCTACCAAGGTGCGCTCAGTCAGCAACAAACAATTTACATTGAAGAGCTCAAAGATGCCATTTACGACGCTAATGACGTGCTTGATGAGTTTGTCACTCTAGTCAAGCAGAGGAAAGCTGTCGTCGAGACGAATCATAAACTGTCTAACAAGGTGCGATCATTCCTTTCTCGTTTTAGTCTTCGTTTTCACAATCTGTCTCGCAAAGTTATGAAAGTAAATAAGAAATTGGATGGCATTGCATCAAACAGTGATAAGTTTTTGTTTAAAGTTGGCAATGAGCCAAAGAGGTTTATAAAGCCAGAATCATCTTCTTTGGTGTCTCAAAATGATACAATAATAGGGAGAGGTGCGGAATTGGAGAAATTTGTGCGGGTGCTACTCAGCACTGATGATGTTGAGCAACCAAGCAATATTTCCTGCCTGGCCATTGTGGGGATGGGGAGGGTTAGGAAAAACCGTATTTGCTCAACTTGTTTATAA